ATGATGGTGGCCGGCTTGGCGCCGCTCTTGAAGTCCTTGAGCTTCTTGACCATCTCGTCCTTGTTGACGCCAGCCAGCGGCTCGTTGCCCGGCTGTGCGCGTCCGGCAGTGCCGTGGCAGTTGGCGCAGGCCGCCGCCCAGCTGCGCACCTGCAGCGGATCGACCTGGGCGCTGGCACTGCCGGCCAGCGCCAGCAGGCCGGCGGCCAGGGTGGAGAGAGCGAGTTGTTTCATCTTGGAGCCTCCTGTGTTGTCGAGCCGCGATCTTGCCAGCCGCCGGCGCCTGCGGCGCCCGCAAGCCGCTGCGCCGGTCGCGGCGCGTGGCGGCGCTGTAAATCGTCGGCTGCTTATATAAACCCGGGCGATCATAGAACTGACGCCCGGCCAGCCATACCGGGGACTTACCCGCAACGCCTCAAGCCCTCAAGCCCTCAGGCCTCGTGCTGCGCCTGCAGCCCTGGCTGCGCCAGCGGCACGGCCCCTTGCGCCACCAGGGTACACACGGCGCGGCACAGCGGCGTGACGTGCGGATTGGCGATGTGGTAGTAGATCTGCACTCCCTTGCGCCGCTTGCCCAGCACGCCGGCCCGGTACAGCGTATTCAGGTGCTGGCTCATGTTGGGCTGGGTAGTGGCCACCTCGGCCAGCAACTCGGTGACGTTCTTCTCGCCCTGACACAGGGCGCCGATGATCTTCAGCCGCATGGGAGCCGACATCAGGCGAAACAGCTCGGCGGCGCGCTCCAGGACTTCGTCCGATTGCAGCGCAGTATCCGTGGGGGAGGCCATGAGGAATCAAGCAAGCAGGAAAGCGGGAGAGGCACAAGGGTGGGGAAGCCGCAGTAGCCGTCTGCGGCAGGCCGGCGTCACTGTCAATCACTATCACTA
This portion of the Melaminivora jejuensis genome encodes:
- a CDS encoding ArsR/SmtB family transcription factor encodes the protein MASPTDTALQSDEVLERAAELFRLMSAPMRLKIIGALCQGEKNVTELLAEVATTQPNMSQHLNTLYRAGVLGKRRKGVQIYYHIANPHVTPLCRAVCTLVAQGAVPLAQPGLQAQHEA
- a CDS encoding c-type cytochrome — translated: MKQLALSTLAAGLLALAGSASAQVDPLQVRSWAAACANCHGTAGRAQPGNEPLAGVNKDEMVKKLKDFKSGAKPATIMHQLSKGYSDEQLDAIAGWFAAQKK